In Ictalurus punctatus breed USDA103 chromosome 18, Coco_2.0, whole genome shotgun sequence, the genomic stretch ACTTGGTCTTGCAGCTAAGCTGGGGTTGGACGTGGTCATGAGACAGGTGTTAATAGGCTCTGGGACATACCATCTTGTGGATAATAATCTCGATCCACTTCCGGTATGATACACGCTGCTCAGAATCAAAACATTCATTACCATATATTCTGGACTATAATTCAGTGCTCACGTTAGACTGAAGCATGAGGCTATTTAACAGTGAAACATGATTAGCTTGGGTTTGTACACTCGCTAATGCTAATTTAGCATGACTATTGgattttcagttttattatAGCAACAagtactgataataataataatattaacctACCAACAGCTATTGTAATTACTGGAGTAGCAGGCCTACTGTAAATACACTAACAAATGCACAAGTTAGAATTATTCTTATACAGAAGTGATGACCCTTACAGCTTGTTACACATACAGAGTGTAAAAAGTTTGTATACCCTCAGGataaaatgaaaatggaaaaaagattGAGTCTTGGGGCAAAAATCATTTTCTGGATTGCAGTCTTATTGTAGAATACAtccatattacatttttaaatattttgacatGCTGTTGTTTAAAGTTGTTTGAGTTAAATTAGGTAAAGTTGGTAAAATAGTACAGTTTCCATTTCATTCGAAATGGGGGATGagaacttttgcactcaactgtacaGTCAGCTCGCTGTATATTTGTGTCAGTTActaaagagcaaaaaaaaaaaatcatataaatataaagtaaaatGTATGAAGTCACAAAGTATGAAATTGGTATCTGGGCTTTAACAGAGTTATTGTTTGTTTACGGCAGGATTATTGGCTGTCGCTTTTGTATAAGAAACTCGTAGGACCTGAAGTGCTGGACGTACAGGTTCTGACAAGTTCAGGAAGGCAGGCGCGACTCTTACGGGCGTATCTTCATTGCACCAACAAAGAAAGGTACCAGATTCTGAACCTCCACTCTGAACGCTCTCTTAAGCTGTAACAGAGATGTCCAACAATTAAAGCATAAACCACGACAGGGTTGTCgaatattttcctataccaGTATgttcccaagtgttttattccttttatactgCAGCAATTTGCAAGtgattacacatttttttatttattaactttgcagctgcactattgtcagagttcctgttatagaacattcatcaacaccatctaatcaatacaaagttcaaCATGTTgtggtatgaaaaaaaaaagaattaaaagaaGGAAGGTTCTTTTCTCCTCAGTTCTAGTTACAGAAAAGGTGCGGCCACGTTGTTCGCCCTAAACCTGAGCAAGAAGCAAGTGGTGATCAAGCTGCCGGCGCTCGTCTCCAACAGCACTGTCGAAGTGTTTGTGCTTCAGTCGGCTGAACCAGGGGAGAACGGGCTCCGTTCCAGGTGATGTTCCCTGTATCAGAGTATTTCTCAATACATGTATAAACTAAGCTTAATTCCAATACCCAAAAGCTTGGTGAtccagcaacaaggaaaaatAAAGAGACTCTAGTATAAGACACATCGATACCTTTTAAGCCTTTAAAGCTAAATCTAAATTATGTCAAGAAATAGGCACTGTTTGTACCAAGTGAGCAAATATCCTAACACTGCAGTGCTTAATATGTACATTTGTTTATCATTCTTGATGCATCTCTTTTGGATTTTTAAATGTGAGTGTGAACTCACATTTACGGCCACAGGAAGTAAGGGATTTCCTTTAACTGCAACTGCTAACATACTACTAAGTAATTTTCATTAGTTGTTTTCTATACAGAAAATTCTGAATTCAGTATTCAGACTATGgtataaatcaacacacaatCTCTGAAAAATGATTTGACTATCATTGGGTGTGATGTCATAGCACATGCCGTATGTATGCTGCTTAAAATTCCAGCATTTGCTTTAATGCAAAGCACCTTCCCTCATCACCGCATTTACACACATCTTCGATGTGGATTGAAATGCTGCTGCAAATGGAAGTGTATCTGTTGTGTGCGATTGCGTCTTACAGGTTAGGATAAAAATGCTACAGAAACATGCAAGGGTTGAGTTTGCGTTCAGCGTGTTTGGTTCTTGATCTGTTTGGATTAAACCGTTTGAATTCGCAGGTCTGTCAGGCTGAACGGTGATGTGTTGAAGATGGTGGATGAGAGGACTCTGCCTCCTCTTCAGGGAGTTGAACTTCCACCTGGAGAGCATCTCAAGCTTCCTGCACTGTCCTTTGCCTTCTACGTGCTCAAACGAGCCGCTGCTTCCGTGTGCTGAAGGGCTCGGAGTAATGATTTTATCCTGAATATTTTTTATGAGAGAACTTTGAGTACAAGTATTGCACGtggaacatttatttattataagacTTTAGGGGTCACGTTTGTTTACATGTTACGTTTGAATTATCAGACACTCACGGGCATCATGCAGGTTCAGGTCAAGATTACATCAGGATGAGGAAACTcaaatctcctgggattttcacacacaatagaCTTTACTCAGACTGGcggcaaaaaacaacaacaagacaaTCTCATTTATGAGATGAGAGAGGCTAGAGGAGAAATCCAGCCTgtttcaagctgacaggaaggctactcTGACTGAAATAACCACTCTATggaattgtggtgagcagaacagCATCTCACATAACActtcaaaccttgaggtggatgtgctacaacagcagaagaccacatcggggtCCACTCCTCTAAGCTAACAACAAGAATCTGAGTCTGAAGTGGGCACAGGCTCTATAAACCTGGACagattggaaaaaaaaccaTGCGATGTTATAACTTAAAGTTAATGTCTTCAAATTctccacaccattacaccaccagcagcagcctgacgtgttgacacaaggcaggttgagCTCATGGAGTCAATCTTCAACTATCCAGTTTCTGTGTTCCGTGTTTACTGGGGAAGGGTTGggaagtttaaaagaattatattttttaataccaGTACAAGTGAAGTGCTGCTCTTGTGCAAGTCCTTCTCTTGTATTAATGACCTTTAATGTCAAAACCAAACCATATGGAATGCTATTTGcacttaaataaaacacataaaaagaacaaaaataaataactaagcAAGTATATTTAGAATAGTCAAtacattgattattattattattattattattataaataattatatagtGTGTTAGAGAgcatacctaaacaaacagcatcaagGGAGAATCAAATGGTACAAGGCTCTGTAAAAGTGTCAATTAtggtttggtttaaaaaaaaaaaaaaaaaaagccaaactaGGAGCGGCCTGTTactattaaatccattatttaaaatggCACAAAAGAAGAGGCTGTCCACCAAAAGTCTGTGACCGAGtaaagaggggattagtcaAGAAGCAACAAAGAGGACATGGGTAATGCTCAGTGTGATGCTACcagcaccatgcttcactgtggtgATGTTCTCAGTGCAATAGGCAAAGTTGGTTTTGTAGCAAACATGCTTTGTGCTAAGGCCAGGAAGTTCAATTTTGGTCTTATCAGACCAGAcaacattttttccacatttaccAAAgtgttcagcttttttttttttttttttttttaagttactAACTGTCAAATAAGTTGTAGTCAGTTATTGTCAGATAATTTTGACAACTTTATTCATGACATAAAATCCCAATAAATTCCATTTCAGTTCGCTGTTGTAACACTGCAAAGTGTGGAAAatttcaagggggtgaatatttaCCCAAAGTACTCTATTTTGAAAAATGAAGCGGTAGAAAATCCTCTAGGTTTTGTACTTTATAATGTGGTTGTAAAAAAGTCAAAAGGAATTTCAGGTCGTAAACAAAATTCATTTCGGTCatccagaaaaacacaacatCCAATgtactatttttctttttaagtggATCTTTTTAAAGAGGTAAACAATATTCAATAACCTCAATTGTATGCATGTGTTTTGCTTTTAAGCATCCTGAGTTCCAGTTTTGGTGAATCAGATGTGAACTAGTAATGCTCCTTGTTCAGTCATGTTCATgagcattttttattattttagaacAGATGATCACAGCTGACTTTTATGAGCAGATATTACACAGAGTAAACAGCAGCAGAAATAACATCTGGATGTTGCTTCTTCACTCCTCCTGCTGCTCTCCGTGTGTAATGATGTAACAGAGCGATTTGTAATCCAGGTTTCCCGCTGTGTCGATGTTGGAGGACTGGAACATCTGAAGCACCTTTCATTAAAGCACAGCATAAGCTGTGTGTGCGTAGACATGACCCCAAGGCATGAATgtattataaatacagtattaCAGATGATCAGCATGTCGTCTTACCTCCTCTGCACTGAACTTGTCTGCTTGGGTCGTGAGCATATGTCTTAATCTGGAAAAGTAGGATAACAGTGAAATTCTagattgtgatttatttatttatttatttatgtcacaATCACTGTCgaatgcttgattcttaattttctataatagcagttCTGTGATGTTAACTTACtcagctgtgtgtatgtatccCTTGGCTTCAGGATCAAACATCTTAAAAGCATTAAGTATGGTGTCTTCAGGGTCAGTACCTATATTCAAAGACACACTTTTAATGGAACTCTTTGTATCCATGCTtttaatggaactttttttattattcaaaattcttggacagtaacttttttttttccattcaattTGTTACGACTCCGCCTCCTAGGCCAAAGTCCTACCTACCAAAGTTTTAAGGCAGAACTGTAATGGAAAGCAGGAAGTGATGTGGATGATAATGATATTTAATTTAGAATATTTAGCATGTTTACAGAAATATGAGCTATACGTCCATTACTTGTTAGTTGCATTAGCAGTGTTGGGTTCAAGATCAAGACCGTGGCCAATGGAGTCAGAGTCAAGACCGAGTATGACGGGGGGCAAGACCAAGACGAGACCAACACCACACATGTTCGAATCCATGTTAAGATCAAGACCAGACAATCAGATGTGTTCATTTGCTGGTTGTGGTCCTAGCCTGACTTGATATTTCTCTTGAATTAACTAAAATAACCCATTTCCTTTGGTGTTATTGTTTTATGCAGATAAGTACCCAGGGAACACATAGGACATGCTAAGCGTAGCCCATTCTTCTAGCAAGTGCTGCAGTGTAATcctattttatattattggatTGGGAGTTAGGGAGCATGAATGAGCTAAACGTTTGCTAATTATACAAaagattcttcttcttcttattttttttttaaacaaatgtaaaagCACATGTAAAGATTTACAAATCAAAGCACATTTCCTTGAATTTCAGCACACAGCAGTTAGATCAAATGCATTAAAAACTAGTATTTGTTTTCGATCATACAACTTTCCAAGACTAAGTACAGCTGTGCATTACACATACTGGTGAGATATTATTTTGAGCATAAGATGATGAAGTATTTTGAGAGATAGTCATCTGCAATTTATATGCACTGCATGCAGAGATAGACGTTAACATTTGGTGCTATAAAGGGAACGTTACAAAGTACATGTTCATGAAAATGATGTTTTGGTCTTGGGTGTTGTTGGAAAAATATTTCGAGTTTTCTTAGGTCAAGCTTGAGACAAGACTGAGTACAATTTCACCCATGTTAATGACAAGACCGAGACTGGTCTCGAGTACCACAACACTATGCATTCATATTCTAGCTTTGCGTGAATAAAGATACTCCCAAAAATACCTTGGCTAAACAACTACAGATAAGGAAAAATTCTGACTATCTGACTGTTCTTTTAATGATCCTGAGTCCTGACAAATCTACATAACTTTGTGTTAACAAAAATCAAGTAGTGCATTTTTTAGATTGGATAACTGAATaatcttttaataataaaacctaGTATTAGATTGGTACAAGCCTAGCATGTAATATAAACCGAGATCATGTTCTTGCTGTGTTTTATATTAGCGTATATGCAGTATATATAGTATCTTTTACTTCATTATTGTCATATTAGTTATTACTCACCATGCAGTTTTTCTCCAAACAGATTAAGAAACATTGTGAAATTGATTGGACCAGTGGCTTCCTTAAGCATGTCTTCCAGTTCCTTGTCTTTGACATTCAGTTTACCTGTGGATGAAAAAGCACATCTAAATTAAACATGAACATCAATTTAAtacatataaattattttaaatgctcAATTtattacgaaaaaaaaaaaccctcaaaaacTAACCAAGAGATGCATATGTGTCTTTAAGGTCCTCCTTGTCAATGAAACCGTCTCTGTTTTGATCAATAAGTGTGAAAGCCTGCACCAAAGACAAAGAGTCGTCGCTATTAGTCAGTTTGATTAAATTCTAAAACTTCCTTATTTAATGAACCACTGATCCAATACTCAGACTCTGAATCAAATTGATATTGGCCTGAAACGCTGGTCAAGATCAGTATATAGTTTCTTAAATATGATGCTCATTCCAAAATTCAGCAATAATCATTGTGTTTTGATGCTTTTGGGAAATCTGGCCCAGATCAGTTTTGATACATTGATGtagacatgtttttatttatacaacacacattcacaaacacacttaCTTTTAAATCACTATTAAAGTGAACAAAATTCAGTATCGGATCAGCACTAAGTACTGGATTGCACTGAAATCTTTAAATCACTTGAGTCTATTAAGTTAAATGCTTCACTCTGATTTGTTTATCCAGCCATTTACTTGCACAAATGTGCAGTCTGACTCTCCATCCCTCTTAAGCCTGTTTTACATTGTGTGATTCCAGCTGTCTTTTAAGTTTGTCACAATGTACAATTACTCAACAAAATCATGGCCGAATTCTATGGAATGTGCAATAAAATGTGCTCTCCGTGTCAGGTCatacgatgaagatcctctaatgatagacttgtttttttttttttttaaagaaaatgacttCATCAATTGGTGCGATCGGTGATTGTGCATTAAAGGGGTTTGCATTAAAAGGAAAACGCCTTGGTATAATAGAAGCAATGTTGTGCcttaagaaaaacaacaaatttctttacatttatttcccCATGTTTCATTCACAATTTGTCTGTTAATAGTGTATTTGTAGCTGCCCCATGAGTTTCGTGACATCCTATGCCATCCTCCTCTTGGTGGCTATTAGATGAGCATTGTAACAGAGCTTAGATgttaattaaaaattttttgaTACTGTCAGAATTTTGTCATTGGCTAACTGTGGTTGCAATGGCTCCAAATGAAGTGAATGAGTGTTTTCTGCGGTGCTAATGGAAGTGAATTAATACCTCTTTAAATTCCTGGATCTGAGTCTGCTCGAACATGGAGAACACGTTGGAAGAGGCCCTTTGAGCACGTTTTGCAcctccttccttcttcttgGTCTTCCTGCTCGCCTGAAACGTAGAGTgaaatattcaaaaataaaccatttttattGATTCTCCATGCCTAGACATGTCAATTTAAAATCTACAAATAATTCACAGAACCCATTTTACCATCTTCCTCCCAAACTGATGCTGCGCTCTAAAAAGACTGTGTCAAATCATAGTGGAAAATCTGAGCTTAAATACAGCAGCTGTTGGTGAGAGGGCGAGGTGAAGAATGTCTCATTGGGGACGGAAATGGTCCAGCAGGACCAGCACTCAGGCCAAAGGTCCATACTTGGACATGTTGTTAGACGAGGTCCGAGTCCTCCAGAGGATAAATTAGATAATAAAGAGAAGCATTCTAAAGTCCTTATATTCAATCTGACTATATGTTGCACCCCTTACAGAAAAATCACATACAGTTGAGGTAATATgcttacatacgccttgcagaatctgcaaaatgttaataatttaaattaaaaaaaaaattagtgatcatacatttttatgatccctcatatttttttaatgattaatattttgcagattctgcaaggtgtatgtaaatttatgacctcaggtgtacattttcatcacatacacatacacaatcacatttgtggaaataaataattttttaaaaatcacatgtgagagtaaatgaataatgtgtaaaggaaaaaaaaaaggaatcatatgaaaatgaatgaataaaagaatgaTGTCATGTTGTCAATTGTAAACTCCTTTGTCAGGCTTTCCTGTGTCAGAGAACTTAATGTCACAGCTTTACCTTAGACTGTTACAGAACGCTGACTCTGTAGACTTCTTCCATGAATtgtaaataaacgtctccttacagaaagcatcatcatattaatgaataaattataataaataaatgactgtatATGCTATAATAACAACTCTTTATATAAACTTACcttcaaacattcattcataatCGTGCCATCTGTTCTGTATATATCAAGTGAGCATAGTGCAAACATTAACACTGTCTATAATTAACATCCAAAATGCGAATCTCACCCCAGAGGTTTGCTTTTTTAGGCCATGGATTATAAAGCACCATCTGAAGAAGGCAACTGTAAGTAAACGCTAAGACCCGAGAGACTGAACAAAGTCATGACTTCATAACCAGGGGTAAACATGCCTTCAGTAATTATACTTAAGTATCACATACAGTAGCTTTCTCATTTTTAATcgtaatattttcatttttaattgattacttttaaatgtataatttattattttcccagaCACTATTACAATCACATATATTTCTGTGCATTTCAACCGAATACTTTTTATGATCTATTATTAAAACATCCAGACAAATCCTTTCCGATTTATATACAATCCAACTGCATAAGGACTGCCTCTGTACAATCTtgcaataaaatattaaatccaGAAGCCTAAAGTTCCAGCCAACCATCCAGGGTACAACCTGGAccgggtgccaatccatcacaaggcacagtcacacacccattcatacacttcagacactttggacatgccaaacagcctactgtgcatgtctttgtaccaggggaggaaaccagagtacctggaggaaacccctgcagcacggggagaacatgcaaatttcACACACTCCTGGAGGAGGATAAATTAAGTGAGAACatcattaaatgtatttataaacaaataataaggAAGTGTAGATGTGTagttaaaaaagaataaaaaaaacactaactCAACAACAGGGcagcatttctgtgtgtgttttatgttttagagaatccctattatatgtgtgtgtacacacacacgctgctgaACATAGAACACTGCAAACAGTTTATAACAAAGCAGTGACAAATTCTTCTAAATAGAGAAAGCTAGAAGTTATACCTATTTTCCACCAGGTGGCAGTGTTTCACAATTTTATATGCTGACTTATAAACGGTCTAAATAtcgtccatcttctataccgcctATCtgtcagggtcacggggaacctgtcctacaatcacacacattcatacactacggacactttggatatgtcaatcagcctatcattcgactggggaggaaaccccacagcatgggaagaacatgcaaactccacgcacgtAATAAAATAGCTGAAAATAGTGCTGCAGCAAATAAGCTTGCTGATGTAGATTtttatcataattattattattttatcactCCCTTGGTTAACCcacaacttttacatttatatttggcctttaaatttctttcttttttatttaaaatttttttaacaaaagtttTAAATAATGGTAATCCTATACACATATCATGTAATCATAAATGCATTTAGAACATTCTACATACATGCGTACATCTTGGCCCACCTTATAATGTCTGGTTAATTCTATAAGTAGTTATATTTACAAACAgagtgcatggtggcttagtggttagcatgttctcctcacacctccagggtctggggtttgagtcccgctggggccatgtgtgtgtggagtttgcatgttttccctgtgctgtgggggtttcctctaggtactctggtttcctcccccagtccaaagacatacatggtaggctgattgctgtgtctaaagtgtctgttgtgtatgtgattgtccctgtgatggactggcaccctgtccagggtataccctgcctagtgcctgatgctccctgggataggctccaggttccctgtgatcCTGAAAAAAGGgttaagtggttgaagatggatatTTACAAACATAACACTTTATAAAGCAAAGTATTtagcaaaaacattttcacattcaaaATATCTTGAATTCTTCTTCTGGTGCTGCTTCTTACTTTAAGATAATTTGCTAAATTCATGATTTATTAAGTCTGACATCTAAAAATATCATTTGAATAATCTGATATCAGAGGCTGTGATTTCTGTTTACTATTACAATTCTGTGATAGGAGTTTTCACTCAGCTGAGACTGAAGGGCTTGTTGTGTGTCATGCAGACAAGGACTGGCTTGTTTGTGTTAAGGCTGTGCCAGCTTCACATCTTCTCAGTCTCATGGGAAAGAGCTTGTGGCCTGCTGGTTAagctacacaaacacatactctGAACAGGCTGCTCAGGGCAACACGGCTCTGCTCCATCTCTTGGCTTCATTAACAGGCGCCATGTGGCTGCAAACTTTTCATACACTCATCCTCAGTCCTGCAGTGTCAGATTTATGGAGAATGTCTATTTATGGAGAAAAATATGAACGTATTATTTACAGGAAAGCAATTAAGCCTAGATTTGATCCTCTTGAGATGTACCCCACAATGTTACTTTAATACATGCAGGACATATTTCAGGACTTCACTTCTCTTTATTACAATGTGGCTTTGTTGgtcaagtccctgtgaatgagttactgtagaaataacagcatattagaacaagtgtaTTGATATATACCTGTGATctcagctgcactactgtcggAGCtgatgttacagaaaattaatcaacaacttctgaccaatcagaagaaTTCAACAAAGAATTCAACAGGTGTGGTATAAATAAAGTATGGCTAATTGAGTTGGCATATACAGTTGAGTGACAAAAAAGTTAGCATCCCTTATTATTTTGTAGGattaatgaaagagagagaaagagagagagatattccAAAAGAAGCTTGAGGATATGAACTGAAGTTGAAGGCAGTTAACCTATATGAGGAAAAACTTTGCATACCAAAATTATTAGGAAACTATTATATCACATTCAGAAAGGggtgtgaattttatttatcattatttgAGGTTTTaatataaactcagcaaaaaaaaggaaacgaccctttttcaggagactgtattttaaagataattttgtaaaatccaaataagctttgacgatgtttttcatgcttgttcagtgaaccataaacaattattgcacatgcatcTGTAGAACAGTcattaagacactaacagtttacaggcactaggcgattaaggtcacagttacaataacttaagacactaaagagacctttctactgactctgaaaaacaccagaagaaagatgcctaaggttcctgctcacctgcgtgaacatgccatagacctgctgcagggaggaatgaggactgcagatgtgtccagagcaataaactgcaatgtctgtaatgtaagacacctaagatggtgctacagggagacaggaaggacagctgatcgtccttacagtggaaaattacatgtaaatgtgtgtgtgtgtgtgtgtgtgtgcgtgtgtgtgtgtgtgtgtgtgtgtcccagacatgatcgagaacttgcaaacacCTTgttggaagagtggagtaacatctcacagcaagaactgactaATGttgtgcagtccatgaggatgagatgcagtGTAGTACTTAAAGCCGATACTGttccttttaatattgacccccactttgttcagggactcattattccatttcaaatgtctgtgaaacttgttcagtctatgtctcagttgttgaatatttttatgctaatacaaatatttacacatgtcaagaaatttgctggaaataaaagcagttcaaTGCGAGTATATTAAAATTCTAtatttggagttttttttgtgatagaaAGTCGGTGGGGATAATGTGCACCGTGTTGGCCGGTTATTAATAGCGCAGTTGTGGGTGTGTCGAAACCAGTTACgcagccccgcccccttcctgTGAGAAACCCTAACCTGTGTGCGCGTGCACGCCGCGCTCGCGCTCCGCATTAGGCCAGCTAACTCGGCTAAGTGATTTACCTCAGGAAAGTCAAGCCAAGTTCACCGAGCTAAAAATGTAGTTTATAATTTAGGCAGCTCTAATTTGAGGTTATATCTGCAAGTACGCTGGTACAGGAGGGCTGGGAGACTTGAATTAGTGAATAAAGCGACTTATTAGTGTCTTgtttagaaagagagagagagagagagagagagagagagagagagagagagagagagagagaggtgtgaccTGAAAATGAACTGTTGATTTGGAGCTGTGACAAATGACCGATGGAGAAGACATATAAACTACTGCTGGGGATTTTTACAGGTAAGACATTCTTTTTACAGGTAATTTCACTCTTAAACATAAGTGAAACAATCCCGAATAATCATTCTAAGTAAATATTATGAAtgataatgaatgaatttagAATAAGACCCTAAACataagtaaatatatacaatccataatacatacataaataaataaatacagtcctATATTTTTCAGGAAAGAATACCGTGCACTACATAAACAAATAACTagtaaattaaaacaaaaacaacatttgtgTATTCTACATAAATATAAGGAAGATTTAGGTAGGCCATTCAGACAGATTAGGCCTAGTAATATAGTATGTAATAGTGTGGATTAAATAGTGATCAATATAACCTAAATGTTGTATAAGAGGTTAAAATATACTAGTATAAATTTCAATCAGTGTTTAGTTTAGCTGAGTGTTTTACCAAGAAAGTGTTTGTAGAAAGAATTTACcagctga encodes the following:
- the myl5 gene encoding myosin light chain 5; translated protein: MASRKTKKKEGGAKRAQRASSNVFSMFEQTQIQEFKEAFTLIDQNRDGFIDKEDLKDTYASLGKLNVKDKELEDMLKEATGPINFTMFLNLFGEKLHGTDPEDTILNAFKMFDPEAKGYIHTAELRHMLTTQADKFSAEEVLQMFQSSNIDTAGNLDYKSLCYIITHGEQQEE